One Candidatus Nanosynbacter featherlites genomic region harbors:
- a CDS encoding uracil-DNA glycosylase, translated as MAFSTWREFVEAEAQQPYFRVLMNRVDAERDQYEVYPARQDMFSCFAACPLEAVKVVIIGQDPYHGPGQAHGMSFSVKPGVKLPPSLQNIFKELVDDLGVDMPTSGFLEPWGKQGVLLMNTSWSVRRGQAGSHANYGWMEFSQRLLAMLNDYDRSLVFILWGAHAQKVGQAITDSRHLKICSAHPSPFSANRGFFGSKPFSRANDFLVRNGCGAIDWQLP; from the coding sequence ATGGCATTTTCAACATGGCGCGAGTTTGTTGAAGCTGAGGCTCAGCAGCCGTATTTTCGGGTGTTGATGAATCGGGTGGACGCTGAGCGCGATCAGTACGAGGTATACCCAGCACGGCAAGATATGTTTTCTTGTTTTGCAGCTTGTCCACTGGAGGCGGTTAAAGTGGTAATTATTGGGCAAGATCCCTATCACGGTCCAGGTCAGGCACATGGCATGAGTTTTTCGGTTAAACCAGGAGTTAAATTACCGCCAAGTTTGCAGAATATCTTTAAGGAACTGGTTGACGATCTTGGGGTGGATATGCCGACTAGTGGTTTTTTGGAGCCATGGGGTAAACAAGGCGTATTGCTGATGAATACTAGCTGGAGTGTTAGGCGAGGTCAGGCTGGTAGTCATGCAAACTATGGCTGGATGGAGTTCTCCCAGCGATTACTGGCAATGTTAAATGATTATGACCGGTCGCTGGTATTTATACTGTGGGGAGCGCACGCCCAAAAGGTTGGTCAGGCGATCACAGACAGTCGCCATTTGAAGATTTGTAGTGCTCATCCGTCACCGTTTTCTGCCAATCGGGGATTCTTTGGTAGTAAGCCATTTTCGCGTGCCAATGATTTTCTGGTACGGAATGGCTGCGGGGCGATTGACTGGCAGTTACCTTGA